A stretch of Myxococcus hansupus DNA encodes these proteins:
- a CDS encoding TerC family protein — protein MNNQVALWVGFNVFVLAMLALDLGLFRRKSAAVTPKEAGLWTLVWITLSLIFCAGIWHFQGPTVGLQWLTAYVVEYALSVDNLFVFLMVFSYFRVAPEHQHRVLFWGIMGAFVMRAGLIIAGTALVKQFHWLIYIFGAFLVFTAVKMLVSKDEEMDPEQKGIVKFARRVLPVARMGEGSRFTVQEDGRRKFTPLFIVLVVVEATDLLFALDSIPAVLGISQDAFIIYTSNVCAILGLRSLFFVVASLMDKFHFLKLGLSAILGFVGVKMLITFFDIHLPIGISLGVIGGVLVAAIVASLVWPKQPEPGQDRESAKT, from the coding sequence GTGAATAACCAAGTCGCGCTTTGGGTCGGTTTCAACGTCTTCGTCCTCGCGATGCTCGCGCTGGACCTCGGTTTGTTCCGTCGCAAAAGCGCCGCGGTGACGCCGAAGGAGGCCGGCCTCTGGACGTTGGTGTGGATTACCCTCAGCCTGATTTTCTGCGCGGGCATCTGGCACTTCCAGGGCCCCACGGTGGGCCTCCAGTGGCTGACGGCGTACGTGGTGGAGTACGCGCTCTCCGTCGACAACCTCTTCGTCTTCCTGATGGTGTTCAGCTACTTCCGGGTGGCGCCGGAGCACCAGCACCGGGTGCTCTTCTGGGGCATCATGGGCGCGTTCGTCATGCGCGCGGGCCTCATCATCGCCGGCACGGCGCTGGTGAAGCAGTTCCACTGGCTCATCTACATCTTCGGCGCGTTCCTCGTCTTCACGGCCGTGAAGATGCTGGTGTCGAAGGACGAGGAGATGGACCCGGAGCAGAAGGGCATCGTGAAGTTCGCGCGGCGGGTGCTCCCCGTGGCGCGCATGGGTGAGGGCAGCCGCTTCACCGTGCAGGAGGATGGCCGGCGCAAGTTCACGCCGCTGTTCATCGTGCTGGTGGTGGTGGAGGCCACCGACCTGCTCTTCGCGCTGGACTCCATCCCCGCCGTGCTGGGCATCAGCCAGGACGCCTTCATCATCTACACGTCCAACGTGTGCGCGATTCTGGGCCTGCGCTCGCTGTTCTTCGTCGTGGCCAGCCTGATGGACAAGTTCCACTTCCTGAAGCTGGGCCTGAGCGCGATTCTGGGCTTCGTGGGCGTGAAGATGCTCATCACCTTCTTCGACATCCACCTTCCCATTGGCATCTCCCTGGGCGTGATTGGCGGCGTGCTGGTGGCCGCCATCGTCGCCTCGCTGGTGTGGCCCAAGCAGCCGGAGCCCGGACAGGACCGGGAGAGCGCCAAGACGTGA
- the glgX gene encoding glycogen debranching protein GlgX, whose translation MRRAEVLPGKPYPLGATFDGHGVNFAVFSEHAKKVEVCLFDPEDPAKETRRFPLLETTHQVWHGYVPGLRAGALYGLRVHGPYEPKKGLRFNPHKLLVDPYARAIHGQVDYQAPIYAYTPGAKEDDLTFDARDDAAAVPKGVVLGEDTFDWEGDAPPDVPWHDTVIYEVHVKGFTKLHPRVPEALRGTYAGLSHPASIEHLKKVGVTAVELLPIQHIVDEPFLIQREKVNYWGYNTLGFFAPDARYSGSGSLGGQVDEFKRMVKELHRAGIEVLLDVVYNHTCEGNQLGPTLSFKGLDNAAYYRLTEKDPRYFMDVTGCGNSWNATHPYALKLIADSLRYWVEEMHVDGFRFDLATTLGRDRHGYDTRAAFFQIIHQDPVLSRVKLISEPWDVGDFGYQVGNFPVLWSEWNGKYRDTIRRYWKGDDRQAAEIGYRLTGSSDLFALSGRKPAASVNFVTAHDGFTLHDLVTYNDKHNEANGEENRDGANDNHSWNCGVEGETTDAKINTLREQQKRNFLATLFLSQGVPMLVAGDEMGRTQKGNNNAYCQDNALSWVDWELNDTQRELLDFTCALTKLRREQPVLHKRRFFRGAHMWDSELKDLAWFRPDGKEMRKDDWEKPYVRSLSFLLGGDAIAAPDDEGNRIVGDTVLVLMNAHHEPITFMLPAFEWGADWELVVDTAVCGESPRTHTPAGGNVQVVGRSLVVLRRPATE comes from the coding sequence ATGAGGAGGGCCGAGGTGCTTCCAGGGAAGCCGTATCCCCTGGGCGCCACGTTCGATGGGCACGGAGTCAACTTCGCCGTGTTCAGCGAGCACGCGAAGAAGGTCGAGGTCTGTCTCTTCGACCCGGAGGACCCCGCGAAGGAGACACGCCGCTTCCCCCTGCTGGAGACCACCCATCAGGTGTGGCACGGCTACGTGCCCGGCCTGCGGGCCGGAGCCCTCTACGGGCTGCGCGTCCACGGCCCCTACGAGCCGAAGAAGGGGCTGCGCTTCAACCCCCACAAGCTGCTGGTGGACCCGTATGCCCGGGCCATCCACGGCCAGGTGGACTACCAGGCGCCCATCTACGCCTACACGCCGGGGGCGAAGGAGGATGACCTCACCTTCGACGCGCGCGACGACGCCGCGGCCGTGCCCAAGGGCGTGGTGCTGGGCGAGGACACCTTCGACTGGGAAGGGGATGCGCCGCCCGACGTGCCCTGGCACGACACCGTCATCTACGAAGTCCACGTCAAGGGCTTCACCAAGCTGCACCCGCGCGTCCCGGAGGCCCTGAGGGGCACCTACGCGGGCCTGTCCCACCCGGCGAGCATCGAGCACCTGAAGAAGGTGGGCGTCACCGCGGTGGAGCTGCTGCCCATCCAGCACATCGTCGACGAGCCCTTCCTCATCCAGCGCGAGAAGGTCAATTACTGGGGCTACAACACGCTGGGGTTCTTCGCGCCGGACGCGCGCTACAGCGGCTCGGGGTCGCTGGGCGGGCAGGTGGACGAGTTCAAGCGCATGGTGAAGGAGCTTCACCGCGCCGGCATCGAGGTGCTGCTCGATGTCGTCTACAACCACACCTGTGAAGGCAACCAGTTGGGCCCCACGCTGTCCTTCAAGGGCCTGGACAACGCGGCCTACTACCGGCTCACGGAGAAGGACCCGCGCTACTTCATGGACGTCACCGGGTGCGGGAACTCGTGGAACGCCACGCACCCGTACGCGCTGAAGCTCATCGCCGACTCCCTGCGCTACTGGGTGGAGGAGATGCACGTGGACGGGTTCCGCTTCGACCTGGCCACCACCCTGGGGCGTGACCGGCACGGCTACGACACCCGCGCGGCCTTCTTCCAAATCATCCACCAGGACCCGGTGCTCAGCCGGGTGAAGCTCATCTCCGAGCCCTGGGACGTGGGCGACTTCGGCTACCAGGTGGGCAACTTCCCGGTGCTGTGGAGCGAGTGGAACGGCAAGTACCGCGACACCATCCGCCGCTACTGGAAGGGAGACGACCGGCAGGCCGCGGAGATTGGCTATCGCCTCACGGGCAGCTCGGACCTGTTCGCGCTGTCGGGGCGCAAGCCCGCCGCGAGCGTGAACTTCGTCACCGCGCACGACGGCTTCACGCTGCACGACCTCGTCACGTACAACGACAAGCACAACGAGGCGAACGGCGAGGAGAACCGGGACGGCGCCAACGACAACCACTCCTGGAACTGCGGCGTGGAGGGCGAGACGACGGACGCGAAAATCAACACCCTGCGCGAGCAGCAGAAGCGCAACTTCCTGGCCACGCTCTTCCTGTCCCAGGGCGTCCCCATGCTGGTGGCCGGCGACGAGATGGGCCGCACCCAGAAGGGCAACAACAACGCCTACTGCCAGGACAACGCGCTGTCGTGGGTGGACTGGGAGCTGAACGACACGCAGCGGGAGCTGCTGGACTTCACCTGCGCCCTGACGAAGCTGCGGCGTGAGCAGCCGGTGTTGCACAAGCGGCGCTTCTTCCGCGGCGCCCATATGTGGGACAGCGAGCTGAAGGACCTGGCGTGGTTCCGGCCCGACGGCAAGGAGATGCGCAAGGACGACTGGGAGAAGCCCTACGTGCGTTCCCTGTCGTTCCTGCTGGGCGGAGACGCCATCGCGGCGCCGGACGACGAGGGGAACCGGATTGTCGGGGACACGGTGCTGGTGCTGATGAACGCCCACCACGAGCCCATCACCTTCATGCTGCCCGCCTTCGAGTGGGGGGCGGACTGGGAGCTGGTCGTGGACACGGCGGTGTGTGGTGAGTCGCCACGCACGCACACGCCGGCGGGGGGAAACGTCCAGGTGGTGGGCCGCTCCCTGGTGGTGCTGCGCCGCCCGGCGACGGAGTAG